A single window of Pseudanabaenaceae cyanobacterium SKYG29 DNA harbors:
- a CDS encoding ATP phosphoribosyltransferase regulatory subunit, with translation MDKRVVATGVRDLLPLDVVQKRWIEQNLQTAFQQWGYQCVITPTLETVEVLSAGGMVKPESVIQIRSGDYKAVGLRPEMTASIARAYSSRLEVETLPQRLYYLGSVFRNVPGQKETYQAGVELLGAEGLAADGEILLLVRDCLQRLELQDYDIILGDESFTYTLLQSFSHKFRAPIRKCLAELDRVGLEQLDIPSETKAQALELMELRGKPNTVFARCRALPWVANLRDKLDYLKNLVELVGDDRLVLDFSLIQDFDYYTGIVFEVVSGNLVISQGGRYDQLLGLYHPQGRSYPSVGFSWNIEALHKSLGTVLPQRTPTPDWLVVPLSEAVLPQAFVHADRLRKDTLPQRVEIYIGDPGEEAVMTYARSKEIPHIVWLQLDGTTTETNLTIAELEG, from the coding sequence ATGGATAAACGGGTAGTAGCCACGGGCGTACGGGATTTGCTGCCTTTGGATGTGGTGCAGAAGCGCTGGATTGAACAGAACTTGCAGACCGCTTTTCAACAATGGGGCTACCAATGCGTGATTACCCCCACCCTGGAAACTGTGGAGGTCTTGAGTGCAGGGGGGATGGTTAAACCAGAGTCGGTGATCCAAATCCGATCGGGGGACTATAAAGCAGTGGGACTACGCCCAGAAATGACTGCTTCTATTGCCCGTGCCTACAGCTCCCGCCTAGAGGTGGAAACTTTACCCCAACGTCTGTACTATCTGGGCAGTGTGTTTCGCAATGTGCCAGGGCAGAAGGAGACCTATCAAGCGGGGGTGGAGTTACTGGGAGCAGAAGGTTTAGCTGCAGACGGGGAAATTCTCCTGTTGGTGCGGGACTGCCTCCAGCGCCTGGAATTGCAGGACTATGACATCATCTTAGGGGATGAAAGTTTTACCTACACTCTCTTGCAGTCTTTTTCCCATAAATTCCGTGCCCCCATTCGTAAATGTTTAGCAGAACTCGATCGGGTGGGCTTAGAGCAGTTGGACATCCCTAGTGAAACTAAAGCCCAAGCCCTAGAGTTAATGGAATTGCGGGGGAAACCCAACACCGTTTTTGCCAGATGCCGTGCCCTGCCTTGGGTAGCGAATCTGCGGGACAAGTTGGACTACCTCAAAAACCTAGTAGAATTGGTAGGAGACGATCGGTTAGTGTTGGATTTCAGCCTAATTCAAGACTTTGACTACTACACGGGCATTGTGTTTGAGGTAGTGAGCGGCAACCTAGTTATCAGTCAGGGGGGGCGCTACGACCAATTATTAGGTTTATATCATCCCCAAGGCAGGAGCTATCCCAGCGTTGGCTTTTCCTGGAACATTGAAGCCCTACACAAATCCCTGGGGACTGTTTTACCCCAGCGTACCCCCACTCCCGATTGGTTAGTAGTACCCCTCAGTGAAGCAGTGTTGCCCCAAGCCTTTGTCCATGCCGATCGCCTGCGGAAAGACACTTTGCCCCAGCGGGTAGAAATCTACATCGGTGACCCAGGGGAAGAAGCGGTGATGACCTATGCCCGCAGTAAGGAAATTCCCCATATTGTTTGGCTACAATTGGATGGGACAACGACAGAGACCAATCTCACGATCGCTGAACTAGAGGGATAG
- a CDS encoding DedA family protein, whose protein sequence is MEEWVVSTMERLGYVGIALLMFLENLFPPIPSEVIMPLAGFTVAKGEMTMPLAITAGVVGTLLGAVPWYGAGWLLGQERLSQFLDRLPRWTGLSGEDITKASAWFEQHGQKAVLLGRLVPGVRTLISVPAGIARMSPVTFFSYSTVGIIGWTTFLAYSGYLLGANYKLIEPYIDTLSKIVLVILGAAFGVFLYNRYKQRRDNDQ, encoded by the coding sequence ATGGAGGAATGGGTAGTTAGCACCATGGAGCGCCTGGGGTACGTGGGCATTGCTCTGCTCATGTTCTTGGAGAATCTATTTCCTCCCATTCCCTCGGAAGTGATTATGCCCCTGGCGGGGTTCACGGTGGCTAAGGGGGAGATGACCATGCCCCTGGCAATTACAGCGGGTGTGGTGGGGACATTGCTGGGAGCGGTACCCTGGTACGGGGCGGGGTGGCTGTTGGGGCAGGAAAGACTGAGTCAATTCCTCGATCGTTTACCCCGTTGGACTGGTCTGTCAGGGGAGGACATCACCAAAGCCAGTGCCTGGTTTGAGCAACATGGTCAGAAAGCGGTCTTGCTAGGGCGACTAGTACCAGGAGTGAGGACATTGATTTCGGTGCCGGCAGGGATTGCCCGTATGTCCCCTGTGACATTTTTTAGCTATTCCACGGTCGGGATTATAGGCTGGACAACTTTCCTTGCCTACAGTGGCTATCTTTTGGGAGCGAACTACAAACTAATTGAGCCTTACATTGATACCCTGTCCAAAATTGTGTTAGTAATTTTAGGTGCGGCATTTGGCGTATTTCTGTATAACCGATACAAACAGAGGCGGGACAATGACCAGTAA
- a CDS encoding glutamate-5-semialdehyde dehydrogenase, translating into MTSNLQAIVQNTKRSAQSVASLPTAGKNHALEVIAQTLEQHIPRILEANRQDVEQAYKDELPAPLINRLKLDEKKVKGMIEGVRTVAQLPDPVGVRQIHRELTPGLILERITVPLGVVGVIFEARPDAVTQIASLAIKSGNGAILKGGKEALNSCTVLVELIQAALRETEVSPHTIELVTTRGEVLELLNLDNDIDLIIPRGSNEFVRFIQSHTKIPVLGHAEGLCHLYIDAEADLDMAVEVTIDSKTQYPAACNAIETLLVHSAIAPDFLSRCLPQLEAKQVEVRGCDRTRSLFPGLKPATAEDWRTEYCALILAVKVVDSLEEAITHINTYGSRHTEAIVTTNSDHARKFQQEVDAAGVYHNCSTRFADGFRYGFGAEVGISTQKLPPRGPVGLEGLVTYRYYLTGKGHTVAATQSFTHRDLPLGSLADQ; encoded by the coding sequence ATGACCAGTAATCTCCAAGCAATTGTACAAAATACGAAGCGGAGTGCTCAGAGTGTAGCCAGTTTGCCTACGGCGGGAAAGAATCATGCCCTAGAAGTAATTGCCCAGACCCTAGAACAACACATCCCCCGCATCCTAGAGGCTAACCGCCAAGATGTAGAGCAGGCATACAAAGACGAATTGCCCGCACCCCTCATTAACCGTCTCAAGTTGGACGAGAAGAAGGTCAAGGGGATGATCGAGGGCGTAAGGACTGTCGCCCAATTACCTGACCCTGTGGGGGTAAGACAAATTCACCGAGAATTGACCCCGGGTTTAATTTTGGAGCGGATTACTGTGCCCTTGGGGGTAGTAGGAGTAATTTTTGAAGCCCGACCCGATGCCGTTACCCAAATTGCCAGTCTGGCAATCAAATCAGGGAATGGAGCAATTTTGAAAGGAGGAAAGGAAGCCCTCAACTCCTGTACGGTTTTGGTGGAACTAATCCAGGCTGCCCTTAGGGAGACAGAGGTGAGTCCCCACACGATCGAATTAGTCACCACTAGGGGGGAAGTCCTAGAACTACTCAACCTAGATAATGACATTGATTTAATCATTCCCAGGGGGTCTAACGAATTTGTGCGCTTTATCCAATCCCACACCAAGATTCCCGTTTTGGGGCACGCCGAGGGACTCTGCCACTTATATATCGACGCTGAGGCTGACCTAGATATGGCAGTAGAGGTAACGATCGATAGCAAGACCCAATACCCTGCTGCCTGCAATGCCATTGAAACGCTGCTGGTGCATAGTGCGATTGCGCCAGACTTTCTCAGCCGTTGCCTACCTCAGTTAGAGGCAAAGCAAGTGGAGGTGCGGGGTTGCGACCGTACCCGTAGTTTGTTCCCTGGACTCAAACCTGCTACGGCAGAGGACTGGCGGACAGAATACTGTGCCCTCATCTTGGCGGTAAAGGTGGTGGACAGCCTCGAGGAAGCCATTACTCACATCAATACCTACGGCTCGCGGCATACAGAAGCGATTGTAACCACTAACTCCGACCACGCCCGCAAGTTTCAACAGGAAGTTGATGCTGCGGGGGTCTACCACAATTGCTCTACTCGGTTTGCCGATGGTTTCCGCTATGGTTTTGGGGCAGAAGTGGGCATTAGCACCCAGAAACTGCCGCCGCGGGGTCCTGTTGGTTTAGAGGGGCTAGTTACCTATCGCTATTACCTTACAGGCAAGGGGCACACTGTTGCTGCCACCCAGTCCTTTACCCACCGTGACCTACCCCTTGGGAGCCTTGCTGACCAATGA
- a CDS encoding cyclic nucleotide-binding domain-containing protein, with protein sequence MRLSQAKRSLWEIVQQISFFQDLPPSCLEVIVEQGFPMTLPPYEYVFWEQEWGDCFFVILQGQVEMISLAKGCLIRVLQQGDFFGEIAVLLNTPRSLSVRTIAPTRLFAIEQSVLNQLFMQSPQLAAKVTEALCARWNELIDLGIFSEADRYLSPKEAMQLIYRRIRLVFNNLPPLQQLSS encoded by the coding sequence ATGAGACTATCACAAGCAAAACGATCGTTGTGGGAAATAGTACAGCAAATAAGCTTCTTTCAGGATTTACCCCCAAGTTGTCTAGAGGTGATTGTGGAGCAAGGATTCCCTATGACCTTACCTCCCTATGAATACGTTTTTTGGGAACAGGAATGGGGAGATTGTTTCTTTGTCATTTTGCAAGGGCAAGTAGAAATGATTTCCCTGGCAAAAGGGTGTCTAATTAGGGTCTTGCAACAAGGGGACTTTTTCGGAGAAATCGCCGTTTTGTTGAATACCCCCCGCTCTCTGTCGGTACGCACGATCGCTCCCACTCGTTTATTTGCCATTGAACAATCGGTTCTCAACCAGCTTTTTATGCAATCACCCCAACTGGCGGCTAAGGTTACCGAAGCTCTTTGTGCCCGCTGGAATGAACTAATTGATTTAGGAATATTTAGTGAGGCAGACCGTTATTTATCTCCTAAGGAAGCGATGCAGCTGATCTACCGCCGTATTCGTTTAGTATTCAACAACCTACCTCCTTTACAGCAACTTTCGAGTTAA
- the glmS gene encoding glutamine--fructose-6-phosphate transaminase (isomerizing) — protein sequence MCGIVGYVGNQSASEVLLAGLKKLEYRGYDSAGIAQILPGRPQLHRLRAKGKLDNLAAKIAEEKVEATIGIGHTRWATHGKPEEYNAHPHTNRAQTLAVVQNGIIENYHSLRQQLREQGYEFVSDTDTEVIPHLIDSFLRDNTLLRAVCQAVKRLQGAFALAILCVHYPDQIILVRQQAPLVIGLGKGENFCASDTPALAPYTRSVLPLENGEIVRLTAERVELFNFNGDPIKLRSPQTLSWNPVLIEKQGFRHFMLKEIYEQPGVIRAGIGKFLGDDDRIELGLPEGTLTDVKQIQIVACGTSWHAGLVGKHLLEQIAQIPTTVNYASEYRYAPPPFVPGTLVIGVTQSGETADTLAALELAKSRGYRCLGITNRTDSSISRVAHYLLDTQAGIEIGVAATKTFTAQLLTFYWLALSFQPDSSQKRELLLGLRQLPAHIERILESQERYIEQLAHKFSHTQDFIFIGRGINYPIALEGALKLKEISYIHGEGYPAGEMKHGPIALLDDAVPVVAIATPGVVYEKVLSNAQEAKARDAQLIGVAPLNDPAAREIFDHILPIPIVDELLSPLLTVIPLQLLAYHIAAHRGLDVDQPRNLAKSVTVE from the coding sequence ATGTGTGGGATTGTGGGGTACGTGGGTAATCAATCGGCCAGTGAGGTATTGCTAGCAGGTCTAAAGAAATTAGAATATCGGGGCTATGATTCGGCGGGCATTGCCCAAATTTTGCCAGGGCGACCCCAGCTCCACCGCCTGCGGGCAAAGGGGAAATTAGACAATCTAGCTGCCAAAATAGCAGAGGAGAAAGTAGAGGCAACAATTGGGATTGGTCACACCCGTTGGGCAACTCACGGCAAACCAGAGGAATACAACGCCCATCCCCATACTAACCGCGCCCAGACTCTAGCAGTAGTACAAAACGGTATTATTGAAAACTACCATAGTCTGCGGCAACAGCTCAGAGAACAGGGTTACGAATTTGTTAGCGACACCGATACAGAGGTCATACCCCATTTAATTGACAGCTTTTTACGAGATAATACTCTCCTGCGGGCAGTCTGCCAAGCGGTAAAAAGATTGCAAGGGGCATTTGCCCTGGCTATTCTCTGCGTCCACTACCCCGATCAAATCATTCTTGTTCGTCAACAAGCCCCCCTGGTAATTGGCTTAGGCAAAGGGGAAAACTTTTGTGCTTCTGATACCCCCGCTTTAGCGCCCTATACCCGATCGGTTTTACCTTTGGAAAACGGTGAAATTGTCCGCCTAACTGCCGAGAGAGTGGAATTATTCAACTTCAACGGTGACCCTATTAAACTGCGTTCACCCCAAACTCTCAGTTGGAATCCGGTCTTGATTGAAAAACAGGGTTTTCGGCACTTCATGCTAAAAGAAATTTACGAACAGCCGGGGGTGATCAGAGCAGGGATAGGGAAATTCTTAGGGGATGATGACAGGATTGAACTAGGCCTGCCTGAGGGGACATTAACCGATGTCAAACAAATTCAGATAGTAGCTTGTGGGACAAGTTGGCATGCGGGACTAGTGGGTAAGCATCTTTTGGAGCAAATTGCCCAAATTCCCACCACCGTCAACTACGCTTCTGAATACCGTTACGCCCCTCCCCCTTTTGTTCCCGGTACTTTGGTAATTGGTGTTACCCAGTCAGGGGAAACTGCCGATACCTTAGCTGCCCTGGAACTGGCTAAAAGCCGGGGTTACAGATGCCTAGGAATTACTAACCGTACTGACAGTTCCATCAGTCGGGTTGCCCACTACCTCCTAGACACGCAGGCAGGGATTGAAATCGGTGTAGCTGCCACCAAGACCTTCACTGCCCAATTGCTCACCTTCTACTGGCTAGCGCTGTCTTTCCAACCTGATAGCTCCCAAAAAAGAGAACTGCTCTTGGGCTTACGCCAGCTCCCTGCCCACATCGAACGCATCCTGGAAAGTCAAGAGCGCTACATCGAACAACTCGCCCACAAATTTTCCCACACCCAGGACTTTATTTTTATTGGCAGGGGTATCAATTACCCGATCGCTCTTGAAGGTGCCCTCAAACTCAAGGAAATCAGCTACATTCACGGGGAGGGTTACCCAGCGGGAGAGATGAAGCACGGTCCGATCGCCCTTTTGGATGATGCTGTACCAGTAGTTGCCATTGCTACCCCCGGCGTGGTGTATGAGAAAGTGTTATCCAATGCCCAGGAAGCGAAAGCTAGAGATGCGCAGTTGATTGGTGTTGCTCCCCTCAACGACCCCGCAGCTAGAGAAATTTTCGATCATATTCTGCCTATCCCGATCGTGGATGAACTGCTTTCTCCCCTGCTGACAGTGATTCCCTTACAATTACT